GTTACTGCCATTGCTCCAATAGATATACGTTTATTTAATTCTGCACTGTTATATAGTTGCATTTATATCACCTCGTCACTGGCACTTGCTAACATATCAAATATTGTGTCAATTATTATATCTCGCTTGAATGAACCATCAATATATTGGCTTCTATTATTATATAAATCATTGATTAGCTTATATTGTGCTGTAGTAGCAAGTTTAACTAAATTAGCATTGGTCTGATAACCAGTGCCAACACATGAATCTATATAAGTTTGTGAATTATCTATTAAAGTTTGTATATAAGCATCATCTTCTATAAAATCAGCATCAACTCTTAGATAATTTTTAACTTCATCTAACGTCATATCATCACCCCTTTAAATAATGGGGTATATACAACCCCATCTAAAATTAAGCTAACTCTAATTTTTTAACACTTCTTACAGAACCTTTTGCAACTGCAAGTCTTTCTAAGATTCTTAATTTAATAGTATCATCATTAAAACCTGCTTCTGTACTTCTAGCTACAGTTACACCTGCTCTCTCAAGAAATTTAACTGCTTCTTTTGAGTTAAGAGAATAGAAAATTTTAGTCATACCTGCACCTGGAGTAACTAAAGAAGAATCAAAAGTTATGATTGGTTTATTATTGAAATATTCAACACCATTTACATTAGTTATTAGATTCAAAGGTCTCTCTTGGTTATCTTTCTTGTTCTTAAGGTATGCATATCCTGCTACATTACATAATGTAATTAATCCAGATTTTACAGCAGGTAATGCAGTATCCATAACATTTTCTAAATCTTCATATGAAGTTGGAGTAGTTACTGCTGTTGCATTTGTATCTATAACTGTCATAATCTTTTTATTTTCTTTAGCAACTGCTATTTCAGAAAAGTTAGTTCTTGCTATTGATTCAATTTCAACTTCTGCATCATCAACTAATTCACTTGATAATGTTTGTATTAAACCAACTTTAGAGCAAGTAAAATTTAAGTCAGTAGTTACTAATGAACCATCAACTATATCCGCACCTTCTGCTATATCAGCTAAACTATTTTGGTCATAATCAACCATTGGGATTGTTCCACTGTTTTTAGTGACTGGTATAACATCACAAATTGATTTTAATGAACCAAAACCTTTCTTTATTTCTTGTAACTGGTTAACAAACTGGCTTGGCAATACAGCACTATTATCACTAGATACTATTACTGCTCTTTCCTCTGCTGATAATTCCTTACCCATTACACTTTTTACTATTGCTCTCATTTCACTTACTTTTTCCACTTTAACATCGCCTCTTTCTTCTTTTTTTGCTTTCTGATTTTCTAATGCTCTTTTTTCGTCTGCTTCTAATTCTTCTGCTATTTTTAAACTATCTTGTAATCCTCTTAGTTCTTCATTTAATGCTTTTGCTTTTTCAGCGTCTTTAGCGTCTAAAGCACCTCTTACCTCTGCTCTTTTTTCTTCTACTGCTTTTTTCATTTCATTAATATCCATATATTTTTTTACCTACCTTTTCTATAAATTTTTTTAATTTTTTGCATAAAAAAAGAACTTAATTATCTAAATCAAGTTCAAGTTTGATTAACTCTAAATCCAATTCATTTTGTTTTGCCTGTTCTAATTTTGCTCTTTCTTTACTATCAATTTCTTTTGCCCTTGCAAAAACTGTAGTATCTTCATACTGTGGAATACATAAAATAGAACCTTCATACAATTCAACTTCTAATAAAGTTCTCATAATACTATCATCATTTGCATTGTATTCATTAGATTCTCTTACACATGTAAAACCAAAACTACAGCCACTTATAAGTCCTTGTTTTATTAGTTCAATAGCATCTTTTCCATAAGATAAATTATCATTTATAGTTGCATTGAATCTTAAACCGACATTATCTACAGATAAAGTTAAAGTCCCAGTTTGTGTACTTGCTAAAGGTTTTGACCAGTCATGATGATATAATAAAAATATATTATGACCATCTTTTAAAGTATTATCAAAAGCACCTCTATCAATTTTTTCATAAAACCCTTGAAAAAGTTCTGTTGGACTATCGAATTTAGCTATGTATCCATCAATTTCTGTTGTATTTGTATCTTGTATCTGCCTAATTTCATAGTCTTTTACGGCTCTAAATTCTCTATTTTCCATATATTTAAGCACCCCCTTTCGTATTGATATCGGTACTCTTTTGCCATGTAGCCTTACCATCTATTAAATCTTTTAATAGAATCTGACCAGAAGGCAATGTTACAGTTTCATTATTAAAATCTGTATTTACTCCAAGAAGGTTTCTAGCATATTCTAAAGAATATACACCATTTTTAACATAGTCTATTATTATATTCTTTTGCTTTTCTGCACTTGTACGCAACATACTGTTTACATTAAATCTAATCTTATATCCTTTTCTTCTATCTGTAGAAGTTAGCAATTTCCAATCCATTTCTTGCTCTATTTGAACCAAAATAGGACTTATGGTATTAGTCAAATAACTAATATTATCTTCTTCACTTAAGCTCCCAGTATCTATTAAAGAAAAAGGAATACCTATTGTACTGGCAATATCTTTTTTCCCATTTATTTTTAATTCTGCAAATTGAGAGTCAACCAACGATAAATTTAAAGGACTAATTGAATATCCAGCAGGCACAGTGAAAATGCGATTATTACTGCTATAAATTCTGCTAAATTTAGCTTGTATTTTCTTCAATTCACTTTCTTCTTTAATATCAGAAGTTAATTGAACTACAGCTTTACTTGTTAATCCATTAGCAAATAAATTTTTTTGATAATTTTGTGCCTGTAAATTAGTATCTATCGTATCTTTTACATAGCTTTTAGTTGCTTTACAGTTAATTCCATCAAGAGAATTATCTCTTA
This genomic window from Clostridium pasteurianum DSM 525 = ATCC 6013 contains:
- a CDS encoding phage major capsid protein, with product MDINEMKKAVEEKRAEVRGALDAKDAEKAKALNEELRGLQDSLKIAEELEADEKRALENQKAKKEERGDVKVEKVSEMRAIVKSVMGKELSAEERAVIVSSDNSAVLPSQFVNQLQEIKKGFGSLKSICDVIPVTKNSGTIPMVDYDQNSLADIAEGADIVDGSLVTTDLNFTCSKVGLIQTLSSELVDDAEVEIESIARTNFSEIAVAKENKKIMTVIDTNATAVTTPTSYEDLENVMDTALPAVKSGLITLCNVAGYAYLKNKKDNQERPLNLITNVNGVEYFNNKPIITFDSSLVTPGAGMTKIFYSLNSKEAVKFLERAGVTVARSTEAGFNDDTIKLRILERLAVAKGSVRSVKKLELA
- a CDS encoding HK97 family phage prohead protease; this encodes MENREFRAVKDYEIRQIQDTNTTEIDGYIAKFDSPTELFQGFYEKIDRGAFDNTLKDGHNIFLLYHHDWSKPLASTQTGTLTLSVDNVGLRFNATINDNLSYGKDAIELIKQGLISGCSFGFTCVRESNEYNANDDSIMRTLLEVELYEGSILCIPQYEDTTVFARAKEIDSKERAKLEQAKQNELDLELIKLELDLDN
- a CDS encoding head-tail connector protein; its protein translation is MTLDEVKNYLRVDADFIEDDAYIQTLIDNSQTYIDSCVGTGYQTNANLVKLATTAQYKLINDLYNNRSQYIDGSFKRDIIIDTIFDMLASASDEVI
- a CDS encoding phage portal protein; translation: MFWDRLEKRDTTGDTFNWTAWTKGEDTISENSLREQNYITGLNILGSTIAKLPVLIKQTTDKGEIEANKHYLWDLLRLRPNMSMNSFDCLKSLIMLYKHYGTSGLYIQKDYKGNVTGLYPCKINQFTVDDVGLIKSTKTISKVLVDFDCVGTQGSCLDTDMIILRDNSLDGINCKATKSYVKDTIDTNLQAQNYQKNLFANGLTSKAVVQLTSDIKEESELKKIQAKFSRIYSSNNRIFTVPAGYSISPLNLSLVDSQFAELKINGKKDIASTIGIPFSLIDTGSLSEEDNISYLTNTISPILVQIEQEMDWKLLTSTDRRKGYKIRFNVNSMLRTSAEKQKNIIIDYVKNGVYSLEYARNLLGVNTDFNNETVTLPSGQILLKDLIDGKATWQKSTDINTKGGA